The nucleotide sequence TACCACGAGCGCACTTCCAGTTTGGCGGGTGCGCCGCTGAATCCGTGCTCGGTCGCCCATGCCGCGTTGAACCGCTGGACGATCTGCCGAGCGTACCCCAGCGTGATCAGGGCCGTGTTGGAATCACGCCCGTCGAGAATGATTTGGATGGTGCCCTGGCCATCTCGGTGAATGTCGCGACTGAAGGTGCGTCCGATGTGCAACACCACCAACGCTTGGCGGCTATCGACCAACGGAGCGATCTGGCGATCTTCCGTGATCGTGGCCACTCGCCGAAAGTTGCCAGAACCTTCAAATCGGGCCACCAATTCGCGTGATGCCTCCCCGGAACTCTCGTTGTAAACCGCCAGTGGCACGTCGGTCACATCGAACGTTGCCGCATACCCGAACACCAACAACTGAATGATCGGCGGGGCGATGATCACGAACCGACCGCGGGGATCCTTCAGCAGAGCCAGGAACTCCTTTTGAATCAATGCGATCAGGTGGAACATGGGCAAGCCTGCTAGTGGAGTCGCTTGGGAGAGAGCTTGACCGTCAGACCGAGAAAGACGATTGCCATGATTGCCAGCGCGGCCGAATTGGGCAGGATGACGCTCCAAACGTCGCCAGCCAGAAAGGTCGTCTTCAAAAGAGTGACGTAGTAGCGGGCTGGGATCAGGTGCGTCAGCCACTGGATCGGCCAAGGCATGCTGCCGATGTCAAAGATGAACCCTGACAAAATGAAGGCGGGCAAAAACGTAGTCAGGATCGCGACTTGCCCCGCCACAAACTGGACTCGCGTCACCGTCGAAATGAACAGCCCCATGCCGAGAGCGGTCAACAAGAACAGCGTGGAAGTCATCAGCAAAACCCACAGGGAACCACGCAGCGGCACGTCGAACAGCCACACTCCCATCGCGACCGAGAGCGTCAGCCCGCCCATCCCGAGCACGAAGTACGGCAGAATCTTTCCGAGCAGCACTTCCAGCATGGAGACCGGCGTCACCATCATGGCTTCCATCGTGCCGCGTTCCCATTCTCTGGCCATCAACATCGCGGTCAGCAAGGAACCGATCAGCGTCATCACCAGAGCGATGACACCGGGGACGAGGTAGTTTCGGCTGCGGACATTGGCGTTGAACCAAATCCGTTGCTGCAACGCGACCGGTTCCACCAACGTTGCCCCTTGCGCCGTCACGCGGTGTTCCAGCCATTTGCCGTGCACGGCGGTGACATACCCCTCAACGATTCGAGCGGTGTTCGCATCGACACCGTTGACCGCCAGTTGCATGGTGGCCCCGCCAGGCCGTCGCAACTTCGAAGAAAAGTCTTCACGCAGATGCAAGATCGCGTCGACACGGCGTTCCATCATCGCTTGCCGCGCCGCGGGCATCCCATGGAGATAAACCGGGCTGAAGTACAGAGAGTGCTCCAACTCGGCGCAGAAGCTGGTCGTGTCCGGCGTCGTTCGCTCGACCACCAACGCGATCGGCACATGTTCGGCATCCAGCGAAACCCCATAGCCAAACATCAGCAACAAAATTACAGGCAGCACAAACGCGATCGCCAAGGAACTGGGGTCACGCCAGACCTGCAAAAACTCTTTCCGAACGAGCCCACGCAGTCGCATCCACGATCCGCCACGTCGCTGGGCTCTCGGTGGTGGAGACACCGGTTGCTGGTGCGTTGGTTGTTGGCGCCTTGGTTGCCGGTGCGTTGGTTGCCGGTGCGTTGGTAGTTGGTGTGATCGTGTCATCGTGGTGATTCAATCAGCTGGATGAAGGCCTCTTCCATGGTCGGATTGGGATTGGACTGGTTCGCTGATTGATGTTTGATTTCGGCGGGGGCGCCAAGTGCTAGGATTTCGCCCGACATCATGATGGCCATGCGGTCGCAGTACTCGGCTTCTTCCATGAAGTGCGTCGTGACCAACACCGTGACACCGGATGCGGCCAGCGAATTGATGC is from Neorhodopirellula lusitana and encodes:
- a CDS encoding ABC transporter permease, which gives rise to MSPPPRAQRRGGSWMRLRGLVRKEFLQVWRDPSSLAIAFVLPVILLLMFGYGVSLDAEHVPIALVVERTTPDTTSFCAELEHSLYFSPVYLHGMPAARQAMMERRVDAILHLREDFSSKLRRPGGATMQLAVNGVDANTARIVEGYVTAVHGKWLEHRVTAQGATLVEPVALQQRIWFNANVRSRNYLVPGVIALVMTLIGSLLTAMLMAREWERGTMEAMMVTPVSMLEVLLGKILPYFVLGMGGLTLSVAMGVWLFDVPLRGSLWVLLMTSTLFLLTALGMGLFISTVTRVQFVAGQVAILTTFLPAFILSGFIFDIGSMPWPIQWLTHLIPARYYVTLLKTTFLAGDVWSVILPNSAALAIMAIVFLGLTVKLSPKRLH